One window from the genome of Pseudoalteromonas sp. '520P1 No. 423' encodes:
- a CDS encoding lysine N(6)-hydroxylase/L-ornithine N(5)-oxygenase family protein produces the protein MKIYDLIGIGFGPSNIALAIALEENDPQSLKNVCFIEKQASFAWHNDMMLENAHMQISFLKDLVSLRNPKSHYSFINYLHENNRLADFINLKTFYPSRTEFNDYLKWAASHFHDNTAYSETVFEVIPQLNDLNNVTHLLVKSYNSEGKVVERLTKDLVISVGGTANVPEEFKTFKNDPRIIHSSKYLSEIKQNHLANKVAVIGAGQSAAEIFMDLNSQHHKPSIDLIMRARAIKPSDSSPYVNEIFNAEFTDYVFDKNQAERQALLEEFWHTNYAAPDLEVIQSIYDVFYQQKVTGSDHHSFLRGHQVSSVLADENGVHIIVKDLDNGTTSQNTYDTVVLATGYQRQQHLTLLAPLAQYLNDYNVDRTYCIKTSDNFEPKIYLQGSCEKSHGLSDTLLSIMSVRSHEIVTSLSKSSELVD, from the coding sequence AAATTTACGATTTAATTGGTATTGGTTTTGGACCATCTAATATCGCACTTGCGATTGCACTTGAAGAAAATGATCCTCAAAGCTTAAAAAATGTATGTTTCATTGAAAAACAAGCTAGCTTCGCTTGGCACAATGATATGATGCTAGAAAATGCACATATGCAAATTTCATTTTTAAAAGATCTTGTTTCTTTAAGAAATCCAAAAAGTCATTATAGCTTCATCAATTACCTTCATGAAAATAATCGCTTAGCTGATTTTATAAACCTAAAAACGTTTTATCCTAGTCGAACTGAATTCAATGATTATTTGAAATGGGCTGCAAGTCACTTCCATGACAACACTGCATATAGTGAAACTGTATTTGAAGTTATCCCACAATTAAATGACTTAAATAATGTCACGCATTTATTAGTTAAAAGCTATAACAGTGAAGGTAAAGTAGTAGAGCGTTTAACTAAAGACTTAGTTATTTCTGTAGGAGGCACAGCTAATGTGCCTGAAGAATTTAAAACATTCAAAAATGATCCGAGAATTATTCACTCAAGTAAATACTTATCTGAGATAAAACAAAATCACTTGGCCAATAAAGTTGCTGTGATAGGTGCAGGACAAAGTGCTGCAGAAATATTTATGGATCTCAACAGTCAGCATCACAAGCCTAGCATTGATTTAATCATGCGTGCTCGAGCTATAAAGCCTTCAGATAGCAGCCCTTACGTAAATGAAATTTTTAATGCTGAATTCACCGATTATGTTTTTGATAAAAACCAAGCAGAACGCCAAGCATTATTAGAAGAGTTTTGGCATACTAACTATGCAGCACCCGATCTTGAAGTTATTCAAAGTATCTACGATGTATTTTATCAACAAAAAGTGACTGGATCTGACCACCATAGTTTTTTACGCGGGCATCAAGTGAGTTCTGTTTTAGCAGATGAAAATGGCGTTCACATCATAGTAAAAGATTTAGATAATGGCACTACTTCGCAAAATACGTATGACACCGTTGTACTTGCAACTGGATACCAAAGACAACAACACCTGACATTGCTAGCACCTTTAGCCCAATATCTTAATGACTATAATGTAGACCGCACATACTGCATTAAAACTTCTGATAATTTTGAACCTAAAATTTATTTACAAGGCTCTTGTGAGAAAAGTCATGGCTTAAGTGATAC